The following are encoded in a window of Thermomicrobiales bacterium genomic DNA:
- a CDS encoding dipeptide ABC transporter ATP-binding protein, with product MHFPLTQGIIFQRKVGAVQAVDGVSFSVRRGETLGLVGESGCGKSTTGRAILQLYKPTSGEVVYQGRDLTKLDGGDMRKMRRHLQMIFQDPYASLNPRMTVGSIISEPMQIHNLVPREQRNRRVQELLETVGLNPYFANRYPHEFSGGQRQRIGVARALAASPDFIVADEPVSALDVSIQAQIVNLLEDLQEQFNLTYLFIAHDLSVVKHISNRIAVMYLGKIVELADREALYEDPLHPYTKALLSAVPIPDPVVERRRERIILTGDVPSPINPPSGCHFHTRCPYAMPVCREIDPIFSDQGNGHFVACHLYPGSGADQSKANITTASA from the coding sequence ATGCACTTCCCGCTGACGCAGGGCATCATCTTCCAGCGCAAGGTCGGCGCAGTCCAGGCCGTGGATGGCGTGTCGTTCTCCGTCCGCCGTGGTGAGACGCTTGGTCTCGTCGGTGAGTCTGGCTGCGGCAAGAGCACGACGGGTCGTGCGATCCTGCAGCTTTACAAGCCGACATCTGGTGAGGTGGTCTATCAGGGCCGCGACCTGACCAAGCTTGATGGTGGCGACATGCGCAAGATGCGCCGTCACCTGCAGATGATCTTCCAGGACCCATACGCATCGTTGAACCCGCGTATGACGGTTGGATCGATCATCTCCGAGCCGATGCAGATTCATAACCTGGTTCCGCGCGAACAGCGCAACCGCCGGGTGCAGGAACTGCTGGAGACCGTCGGTCTGAACCCGTACTTCGCCAACCGCTATCCGCACGAGTTCTCCGGTGGTCAGCGACAGCGCATCGGCGTTGCCCGAGCGCTGGCAGCCAGCCCGGACTTCATCGTCGCTGACGAGCCGGTCTCGGCCCTGGACGTGTCAATTCAGGCGCAGATCGTGAACCTGCTGGAAGACCTCCAGGAGCAATTCAATCTGACCTATCTGTTCATCGCCCACGACCTGTCGGTTGTGAAGCACATCTCAAACCGCATCGCGGTGATGTACCTCGGCAAGATCGTCGAGCTCGCCGACCGTGAAGCGTTGTACGAGGATCCACTGCACCCGTACACGAAGGCGCTGCTTTCGGCTGTGCCGATTCCGGACCCGGTCGTGGAACGGCGTCGTGAGCGCATCATCCTGACCGGCGACGTGCCGAGCCCGATCAACCCGCCATCGGGTTGCCACTTCCACACACGGTGTCCATATGCGATGCCGGTGTGTCGGGAGATTGACCCGATCTTCTCGGACCAGGGCAACGGCCACTTTGTGGCCTGCCACCTGTATCCAGGGTCGGGCGCGGATCAGTCGAAGGCGAACATCACAACCGCCAGCGCCTGA
- a CDS encoding DUF951 domain-containing protein, with translation MRSAQPLDIYIGDVVRLRKPHPCGSYEWSVVRLGADIGLRCHGCNRRVLLPRRELERRLKTFVSRGEGYVAPAIDAEPSTGAFGQ, from the coding sequence ATGCGTTCAGCACAACCGCTCGACATCTATATCGGTGACGTGGTTCGGCTGCGGAAGCCGCACCCATGTGGCTCCTACGAATGGTCAGTTGTGCGCCTCGGTGCAGACATTGGCCTGCGCTGCCACGGCTGCAACCGGCGCGTCCTGCTGCCACGTCGTGAGCTTGAGCGTCGGCTGAAGACCTTTGTCTCGCGCGGCGAGGGGTATGTTGCCCCAGCGATCGATGCCGAACCATCGACCGGGGCATTCGGTCAGTGA
- a CDS encoding Rrf2 family transcriptional regulator: protein MKVSTRGEYGLRAMVALARTYGDGPSALSTIAHDSAVPQSYLEQLLGMLRRSGLVASTRGAHGGYELAREPAAIRVGDVYRVLEGPIAPWDCVSEVEPDEQCPLIDGCATRSVWLKVRDNIIDVLDSTTLADLINPHQEQSAQASQAEPSSHAPA, encoded by the coding sequence ATGAAAGTTTCTACCCGCGGAGAATACGGACTTCGAGCGATGGTCGCTTTGGCGCGTACGTACGGTGACGGGCCCTCGGCCCTGTCGACAATTGCGCACGATTCGGCTGTCCCGCAGTCGTACCTGGAGCAGCTTCTGGGCATGCTCCGGCGCTCCGGTCTGGTGGCGTCTACGCGTGGCGCGCACGGTGGCTACGAACTGGCACGCGAGCCGGCAGCGATCCGCGTCGGCGACGTGTACCGTGTCCTTGAGGGCCCAATCGCCCCCTGGGATTGCGTCTCGGAAGTTGAGCCGGATGAGCAGTGTCCGTTAATTGACGGCTGCGCGACGCGATCTGTCTGGCTGAAAGTGCGCGACAACATCATTGATGTGCTCGACTCCACCACCCTCGCAGACCTGATCAATCCACACCAGGAGCAATCCGCTCAAGCGTCACAGGCCGAACCTTCGAGCCACGCACCGGCCTGA
- a CDS encoding MFS transporter — translation MTSKRDAGVVEVLRNQAFLRLWIVQALSQTAQNMINFSLLILVRQIVETQQLAQANTAISLLVLAFSSPAVLFSAVAGVVVERTDKRTVMVVSNGLRVVGVLGFLALNPSWPPVLTLVALYLITFFLGTVGQFFGPAQAAAIPTLVDARELLSANALFNLTFTGSQILGFAALGPIAIKVLGVQNTLIGILILYILTTALALLLPKTPPVARPVSEEGSAWRRFVDEAREGAVFVLQSPVLIKAIIYLTLATTTYLMIAALGPEFIVSVLKLPSEDIAYIVAPAGLGVVAGALLVNRVARLIRPIRLVDYGIISAGIWLALFALSEPIAGVLGLAENSVALGVTVFAVFCAAMLGISNAFILVPSQTLLQEGSPQEGLARVYATYFTISNIASFAPVLFAGAFADLFGVLKVIVFIAVLLILIGLYNLRRVVPPDHVVMANSAADADG, via the coding sequence GTGACGTCGAAGCGGGACGCTGGAGTCGTCGAAGTCCTGCGAAATCAGGCGTTTTTGCGCCTGTGGATCGTGCAAGCGCTGTCCCAGACAGCGCAGAACATGATCAACTTCTCGCTACTCATCCTTGTTCGCCAGATCGTTGAAACGCAGCAGCTCGCACAAGCAAACACAGCGATATCGCTGCTCGTGCTGGCGTTCTCATCACCAGCCGTGCTTTTTTCGGCGGTCGCCGGTGTCGTGGTGGAACGCACCGATAAGCGGACCGTCATGGTTGTCTCGAACGGACTGAGGGTCGTCGGCGTGCTCGGCTTCCTGGCACTCAACCCGTCGTGGCCGCCGGTTCTCACGTTGGTCGCGCTCTATCTCATTACGTTCTTCCTCGGGACGGTCGGGCAGTTCTTCGGCCCTGCCCAGGCGGCGGCAATCCCGACGCTCGTCGATGCACGGGAGCTGCTGAGCGCGAACGCGTTGTTCAATCTGACGTTCACGGGATCACAGATCCTCGGCTTTGCCGCACTCGGGCCGATCGCGATCAAGGTCCTTGGTGTGCAGAACACACTGATCGGCATCCTCATCCTGTACATCCTGACGACCGCGCTCGCACTGCTGCTGCCGAAGACGCCACCTGTCGCGCGCCCGGTCTCGGAAGAGGGCTCAGCCTGGCGCAGGTTTGTCGACGAAGCGCGCGAAGGGGCCGTATTCGTTCTGCAGAGTCCGGTGCTGATTAAGGCGATCATCTATCTAACACTGGCGACAACGACCTACCTGATGATCGCCGCACTCGGCCCGGAATTCATCGTCAGCGTGCTGAAGCTCCCCAGCGAGGACATCGCCTACATCGTCGCTCCGGCCGGGCTGGGCGTCGTCGCCGGCGCGCTGCTGGTCAATCGCGTCGCCCGACTGATCCGACCGATCCGGTTGGTCGATTACGGCATCATCTCAGCCGGTATCTGGCTGGCGCTCTTTGCTCTGAGCGAGCCGATTGCGGGTGTCCTCGGGCTTGCTGAAAACAGCGTCGCACTCGGCGTCACGGTCTTCGCCGTCTTCTGTGCTGCCATGCTTGGCATCTCGAACGCGTTCATTCTGGTGCCAAGCCAAACGCTGCTGCAGGAGGGCAGTCCTCAAGAGGGGCTTGCGCGGGTTTACGCGACGTACTTCACGATTTCGAACATCGCCTCATTTGCGCCGGTGCTATTCGCTGGAGCATTTGCCGACCTGTTCGGCGTGTTGAAGGTGATCGTCTTTATCGCCGTGCTGCTGATTCTGATCGGCCTGTATAACCTGCGGCGGGTCGTGCCACCAGATCACGTCGTCATGGCGAACAGCGCGGCAGACGCAGATGGTTAG
- the rpoN gene encoding RNA polymerase factor sigma-54 encodes MQAGYDLITEQRQWISPSLIEANYILSLSRQELEAVINQELDENPALEASNEQICPRCGGILEGTFCATCMINHAEQQKQDSWEDYPEIAYQASITRDDSDDFDPMTLVGDNLSPRDRVAFDLPTLIGGDLLPIAEYLLDSLDERGYVDANLRDVARLFNATAQDIEEALGAIQTLAPVGVGARDLRECLLLQLRYLAENDADIPEAVFEIVDHHLDDLGSHKFGLIARELGVTADVIEEARDYIRSSLTPFPLQRQEAQQWRSPVEDGYVAPDVVISIKDGELIIEVVESRYSRLRVNDIYDQMAKVAQASRKSSDMDSETRSHVRDHVGRARLFLGNVKQRHETLARISRCVADMQEDFLRGGVRKLRPLTRATVATQVGVHESTVSRATANKYVMLPTRQVIPFSDFFTPSLSVKDMIKEMIENEEQSLTDKRIVELLNRRGVRIARRTVAKYRAELNILPSTLR; translated from the coding sequence ATGCAAGCCGGATATGACCTCATTACTGAACAACGACAATGGATTTCCCCCAGCCTGATTGAGGCCAATTACATCCTGAGCCTCTCGCGGCAGGAACTGGAAGCAGTCATTAATCAGGAGCTTGACGAGAACCCCGCACTCGAAGCATCCAACGAACAGATCTGTCCACGCTGCGGCGGGATCCTTGAAGGAACGTTCTGCGCCACCTGCATGATCAATCACGCAGAACAGCAGAAGCAGGACTCCTGGGAGGACTACCCTGAGATTGCCTATCAAGCGTCGATCACCCGCGATGATTCGGATGACTTTGACCCCATGACGCTGGTTGGTGACAACCTCAGTCCGCGAGACCGTGTCGCATTTGACTTGCCAACACTCATCGGCGGCGACCTTCTGCCTATTGCCGAGTACCTGCTGGATTCACTCGACGAGCGCGGATACGTTGACGCGAACCTGCGTGACGTCGCGCGGCTATTCAATGCCACGGCACAGGACATCGAAGAGGCGCTCGGGGCGATCCAGACGCTAGCGCCAGTCGGCGTCGGGGCTCGCGACCTGCGTGAGTGCCTGCTCTTGCAGCTGCGCTATCTGGCCGAAAACGACGCCGACATTCCCGAAGCTGTGTTCGAAATTGTCGACCATCATCTCGACGACCTGGGCAGTCACAAGTTCGGACTCATCGCCCGCGAGCTCGGCGTAACAGCCGACGTTATCGAAGAGGCTCGCGATTACATTCGCAGTAGCTTGACGCCGTTTCCCCTGCAACGGCAGGAAGCTCAACAGTGGCGATCGCCAGTTGAGGACGGGTACGTCGCACCCGACGTGGTCATCAGCATCAAGGACGGTGAGCTGATCATCGAAGTCGTTGAATCGCGCTACTCGCGTTTGCGTGTGAACGACATCTACGATCAGATGGCGAAGGTCGCGCAGGCAAGCCGCAAGTCGAGCGACATGGATTCGGAGACGCGCAGCCATGTCCGCGACCACGTCGGCCGTGCGCGTCTCTTCCTCGGCAACGTCAAGCAGCGCCACGAAACGCTTGCACGCATCTCGCGATGCGTGGCGGATATGCAGGAGGACTTTTTGCGCGGTGGTGTGCGGAAGCTGAGACCGCTTACTCGCGCGACGGTTGCGACGCAGGTCGGCGTTCACGAGTCGACCGTGTCGCGAGCGACTGCGAACAAGTACGTCATGCTCCCGACTCGGCAGGTCATTCCGTTCAGTGACTTCTTTACCCCGTCGCTGAGCGTGAAGGACATGATCAAGGAGATGATCGAGAACGAAGAGCAGTCGTTGACCGACAAGCGCATCGTTGAGCTGCTCAATCGCCGCGGTGTGCGGATCGCTCGACGAACGGTCGCGAAGTATCGTGCCGAGCTGAATATCCTGCCGAGCACGTTGCGCTGA
- a CDS encoding site-2 protease family protein, with protein sequence MFGSTLSSDVILARVIAFVVAVTIHEFCHAWSAYQLGDPTAARLGRITLNPIAHFDPIGFIGLMMIAIGWPAFGWGRPVPVNPGLLRWGHRGMALTALAGPASNVLLAILFVLPLRLLNAEPVGFADVLVTQMIFVNLLLAAFNMIPIPPLDGLKILNGILPSFWYQFTAPMERYGFIVLFAVVIVGGRAGAEVISAMYSPVYDLLRTAIVGSVPL encoded by the coding sequence ATGTTCGGCTCGACCCTGTCAAGTGATGTCATCCTGGCGCGGGTCATCGCCTTCGTCGTTGCTGTCACGATCCATGAGTTCTGCCACGCCTGGTCGGCGTACCAGCTAGGCGACCCGACAGCCGCTCGCCTCGGCCGCATCACCCTCAACCCCATCGCTCACTTCGACCCGATTGGCTTCATCGGCCTGATGATGATTGCGATTGGCTGGCCGGCATTTGGTTGGGGCCGGCCGGTGCCAGTGAATCCCGGTCTCCTGCGTTGGGGCCATCGCGGTATGGCGCTGACGGCGCTGGCCGGCCCGGCCTCCAATGTCTTACTGGCGATTCTGTTCGTCTTGCCGTTACGTTTGCTGAATGCGGAGCCGGTTGGCTTCGCCGATGTGCTCGTGACGCAGATGATCTTTGTCAATTTGCTGCTTGCCGCGTTCAACATGATCCCGATCCCGCCGCTGGATGGTCTGAAGATTCTGAACGGCATTCTGCCGTCGTTCTGGTATCAGTTCACTGCCCCGATGGAACGTTATGGCTTCATCGTCCTCTTCGCGGTTGTCATCGTCGGCGGTCGTGCGGGCGCAGAAGTGATTAGCGCCATGTACTCGCCGGTGTATGACCTGCTGCGAACCGCCATCGTCGGATCAGTGCCGTTGTGA
- a CDS encoding site-2 protease family protein has translation MFDKVIPLGSTNGIPIRVHPTFALVLLWVVYEWGIRARGGVNGAAFGLIIVLVVFCCVLLHELAHAVAALRYGVHVEDITLLPIGGVARFEYTPLTPRAETVIALAGPATNIAIALALTPFILMISAIRAVSDPIDILLISSELSPAGFILQLWLANILLAIFNLLPAFPMDGGRVLRAFLASFRSRLQATRIAAIIGAALALLMAIGGLLIGDYVLILVAVFIIVSASMEFRMVATEMSLRGLPVGQYALWDGGGVQPNEALLTAISGGPRDVVVVEDGVVVGMLWRRDIMANQTSRHRLRVADLMDANVHAVEADDSLYDVHQWLMLADIPAVPVVENGRYRGVFTTDRLWHVYDHVQSRQFAWYRSGMRLLRRSLRLA, from the coding sequence GTGTTCGACAAGGTCATACCGCTCGGCAGCACCAACGGGATTCCGATCAGGGTGCATCCAACGTTTGCGCTCGTTTTGCTGTGGGTGGTGTACGAGTGGGGTATCCGCGCGCGTGGCGGCGTAAACGGCGCTGCATTTGGTCTGATTATTGTGCTGGTGGTGTTTTGCTGCGTCCTGCTCCACGAGCTCGCGCATGCCGTTGCAGCGCTCCGCTACGGGGTGCATGTCGAAGACATCACGCTGCTTCCAATAGGCGGAGTCGCGCGGTTCGAGTACACACCCCTCACGCCGCGGGCCGAGACGGTCATCGCGCTGGCAGGTCCAGCCACGAACATCGCTATCGCGCTGGCGCTTACACCATTCATCTTGATGATCTCCGCCATCCGTGCGGTTTCCGATCCAATCGACATCCTGCTCATTTCCAGTGAGCTTTCGCCGGCAGGGTTCATCCTGCAGCTCTGGCTGGCGAATATCCTGCTCGCGATCTTCAATCTCCTGCCAGCCTTCCCAATGGATGGCGGACGCGTGTTGCGCGCGTTCCTGGCGTCGTTTCGCAGCCGCCTCCAAGCGACCAGAATCGCGGCAATCATCGGCGCTGCGCTCGCCTTGTTGATGGCGATTGGTGGCTTGTTGATTGGCGATTATGTGCTGATCCTGGTCGCTGTCTTCATCATTGTCTCCGCATCGATGGAGTTCCGGATGGTCGCGACCGAGATGTCACTTCGCGGTCTGCCGGTCGGCCAGTACGCGCTCTGGGACGGCGGCGGCGTTCAGCCGAACGAAGCGCTGCTGACCGCCATCTCCGGAGGCCCGCGCGATGTCGTTGTCGTTGAGGACGGCGTCGTCGTCGGTATGCTCTGGCGGCGCGACATCATGGCCAACCAGACAAGTCGGCATCGTTTGCGCGTGGCGGACCTGATGGATGCGAACGTCCATGCTGTTGAAGCCGACGATTCGCTCTACGATGTCCATCAATGGTTGATGCTTGCGGACATCCCGGCCGTGCCGGTTGTCGAGAATGGGCGTTATCGCGGGGTGTTTACGACCGACCGCCTCTGGCACGTTTACGATCATGTTCAGAGTCGGCAATTTGCCTGGTATCGCTCGGGGATGCGTCTCCTGCGTCGGAGTCTGCGTCTTGCCTGA
- a CDS encoding cysteine desulfurase, producing MDSRTRIYLDHAATTPVDPDVVNIMLPFFTERFGNPSSVYETGRDAHVALDWARSTAGTLLGCAPQEIIFTSGATESNNLSIKGVAWWHHFNKPERKRIVVSAIEHHAVLHSAEAMERHDFEVVVVMPDADGIVQPETIRPFITENTCLVSVMLANNEIGTIQPIREIAEIAHAAGAIMHTDAVQAVGAIPVLPNELGVDLMSITAHKFYGPKGTGLLYCRAGSPIDWQQHGGGQENTRRAGTENLAGIVGTVSAMQFAIDEMDERTAHSRRLRDRLLEAILERVPNAQLNGHPTLRLPNNANIAFTGVDGPALLLALDMVGISASSGSACTSGSTEPSHVLTALGIEEARANGSIRLTVGKDTSDSDVDTAVQEIVSAVERIQNLAAITS from the coding sequence GTGGATTCTCGCACCCGAATCTATCTCGACCACGCCGCCACCACGCCGGTGGATCCAGATGTCGTGAACATCATGCTGCCATTCTTCACCGAGCGCTTTGGCAACCCGTCCAGTGTCTATGAGACGGGTCGTGATGCTCACGTTGCCCTCGATTGGGCCCGCTCTACCGCCGGCACCCTGCTCGGCTGCGCACCGCAGGAAATTATCTTCACCAGCGGCGCAACGGAATCGAACAACCTGTCGATCAAGGGCGTTGCCTGGTGGCATCACTTCAACAAGCCAGAGCGCAAGCGCATCGTCGTTTCAGCAATTGAACATCACGCTGTCTTGCACTCAGCCGAGGCCATGGAGCGTCATGACTTTGAAGTCGTGGTGGTGATGCCTGATGCAGATGGCATCGTCCAACCGGAGACTATTCGACCGTTCATCACGGAGAACACCTGCCTGGTGTCGGTGATGCTGGCGAACAATGAGATCGGCACGATTCAGCCCATTCGTGAGATTGCCGAGATCGCTCACGCTGCCGGAGCAATCATGCACACCGACGCTGTCCAGGCAGTTGGCGCGATTCCGGTGCTTCCCAACGAGCTCGGAGTCGATCTTATGTCGATCACCGCGCACAAGTTCTACGGGCCAAAGGGCACTGGCCTGCTCTATTGCCGGGCGGGTTCGCCGATCGACTGGCAGCAGCACGGCGGCGGACAGGAAAACACGCGCCGCGCCGGCACCGAAAACCTCGCTGGAATCGTTGGGACTGTCTCTGCAATGCAGTTCGCCATTGACGAGATGGACGAGCGCACCGCACACAGTCGAAGGCTGCGCGATCGCCTGCTAGAGGCGATCCTGGAGCGTGTGCCGAATGCACAGCTCAACGGCCATCCCACCTTGCGGCTGCCGAACAATGCCAACATCGCTTTCACGGGCGTCGACGGACCAGCACTTCTGCTTGCCCTGGACATGGTCGGCATCTCAGCATCCAGCGGATCGGCCTGTACTTCGGGCTCAACTGAGCCATCCCACGTGCTGACCGCGCTGGGTATCGAAGAGGCGCGCGCGAACGGCTCTATCCGGCTCACTGTTGGCAAGGACACCAGCGACAGCGACGTTGATACGGCAGTCCAGGAAATCGTCTCGGCAGTCGAGCGAATCCAGAACCTGGCAGCGATCACGTCGTAA
- the scpB gene encoding SMC-Scp complex subunit ScpB — translation MTDQQLALDIVPIDEAIPAIEALLFASGEAEDVPTLAAALEWSQRDIRRAIEALEEDLRTQPRGITLQRDGDRVRLVTVPRYGRAVERLLGIERQVKLSSAALETLAIVAYRQPIIRPEIEAIRGVDSSGVLATLVARELVEARGRRVGPGNPVEYGTTASFLQFFGLASLDALPPLDAVEPSDDVLSKITT, via the coding sequence ATGACTGACCAGCAGCTCGCGCTGGATATTGTGCCAATCGACGAGGCGATTCCGGCAATTGAGGCGCTGCTCTTCGCGTCTGGCGAAGCCGAGGATGTCCCGACGCTGGCTGCGGCGCTGGAGTGGAGTCAGCGAGACATACGTCGGGCCATCGAAGCGCTGGAAGAAGATCTTCGCACACAGCCACGGGGGATCACGTTGCAGCGTGATGGAGACCGGGTGCGGCTGGTGACCGTCCCGCGCTATGGACGGGCGGTCGAGCGTCTACTTGGCATTGAACGTCAGGTGAAACTCTCCAGTGCGGCACTGGAAACGCTGGCCATCGTTGCCTATCGGCAGCCAATTATCCGTCCGGAGATCGAGGCGATCCGTGGCGTCGATTCGAGTGGGGTGCTGGCAACGCTTGTCGCGCGCGAACTAGTGGAAGCGCGTGGCCGCCGAGTCGGGCCGGGTAACCCGGTCGAGTACGGAACGACCGCATCATTTCTGCAGTTCTTCGGTCTGGCATCGCTGGATGCGTTGCCACCGCTCGACGCTGTTGAGCCGAGCGATGACGTCCTCAGCAAGATTACGACGTGA
- a CDS encoding segregation/condensation protein A, with product MSDRRSPVTLESYQLRLPSFEGPLDVLLALIERERLDISDLSLVAVTDGFLAYIEAMERPPAALLAEFAGIAARLLVLKSRAMLPRPPATEEEPSADDLAQQLREYQQMKLVAQSLRETHEQGLRSFSRPPRADTPTRLVFVAPPVASLKRAFARSLARMVPDAQVAPLRRIVTIGEMLDRITANLNRLRRPRPFRELIESADRESTIVGFIALLALWRRGDIDVHQDGLFTDIEVTPSGSGVFADD from the coding sequence GTGAGCGATCGACGATCACCCGTCACGCTGGAGAGCTACCAGCTGCGGCTACCGAGCTTTGAGGGGCCATTGGATGTCCTGCTCGCACTCATCGAACGCGAGCGACTGGACATCTCTGACCTATCCCTGGTCGCGGTGACCGACGGGTTTCTGGCCTACATTGAGGCGATGGAGCGCCCGCCTGCGGCACTGCTGGCTGAGTTCGCCGGCATCGCTGCGCGATTGCTGGTGCTCAAGTCGCGCGCCATGCTGCCGCGCCCACCTGCGACCGAGGAAGAGCCGAGTGCCGACGACCTCGCGCAGCAACTGCGCGAATACCAGCAGATGAAGCTTGTGGCCCAATCGCTTCGCGAGACACACGAGCAGGGGCTACGCTCGTTCAGCCGTCCTCCGCGTGCCGACACTCCAACTCGCCTCGTGTTTGTAGCGCCGCCAGTAGCGTCGCTCAAGCGTGCGTTCGCCCGCTCGTTGGCGCGCATGGTGCCGGATGCGCAGGTGGCGCCACTGCGGCGGATCGTCACGATCGGGGAGATGCTGGATCGCATAACGGCGAACCTGAATCGGTTGCGACGACCTCGACCATTCCGCGAGTTGATCGAATCTGCCGACCGCGAATCGACCATCGTCGGCTTCATCGCGCTCCTGGCGCTCTGGCGACGGGGCGATATCGACGTGCATCAGGACGGCCTCTTCACCGATATCGAAGTCACACCATCCGGATCGGGAGTGTTCGCCGATGACTGA
- the pyrB gene encoding aspartate carbamoyltransferase: MLPRHILRVDQFSRGDLQELLTHSREMRRIADSGGDDRLKGKILATLFFEPSTRTRLSFESAMLRLGGEVISSESADHTSSAVKGESLEDTIRIVESYADAIAIRHPLAGAAETSASVASVPILNAGDGPREHPTQALLDLYTIYDELHRIDDLTIALVGDLRFGRAPRSLAMLLTRTERCRILLVAPPGIEMSQDVLAYLDAHNVVWEQLHDLEEALPRADVIYMTRVQKERFPSVDAYRRVSGSYRLGEEHLALLRRDAIIMHPLPRVDEIDTIVDADPRAAYFRQARNGVYIRMALLDLMLRSRLRTA, encoded by the coding sequence ATGCTACCTCGGCATATCCTGCGAGTGGATCAGTTCAGTCGAGGAGACCTCCAGGAGCTCCTGACGCATTCCCGGGAGATGCGCCGCATCGCAGATTCTGGCGGGGATGATCGCCTCAAAGGGAAGATTCTGGCGACGCTCTTTTTCGAGCCGAGCACCCGCACCCGCTTGAGCTTCGAATCCGCCATGCTGCGGCTTGGCGGCGAGGTGATCTCGTCGGAAAGCGCCGACCACACGTCTTCCGCCGTCAAAGGCGAATCGCTCGAAGATACGATCCGCATCGTTGAGTCCTATGCCGATGCCATCGCTATTCGTCACCCGCTTGCCGGCGCGGCCGAGACATCGGCATCCGTCGCCTCAGTGCCGATCCTGAATGCCGGCGATGGACCGCGCGAGCATCCAACGCAGGCGCTCCTGGATCTGTACACGATCTACGACGAGCTGCATCGGATTGATGATCTGACTATCGCGCTGGTGGGCGACTTGCGCTTTGGCCGAGCGCCGAGGTCGCTGGCGATGCTGCTCACCCGAACTGAGCGTTGTCGCATTCTGCTTGTAGCGCCCCCGGGCATTGAGATGTCGCAGGATGTCCTGGCGTACCTCGACGCGCACAACGTCGTCTGGGAACAGCTGCACGATCTGGAAGAGGCGTTGCCACGCGCGGATGTCATCTACATGACGCGCGTGCAGAAGGAACGCTTTCCGAGTGTCGATGCGTACCGACGGGTGAGTGGGTCGTATCGGCTGGGCGAGGAGCATCTCGCGCTTCTCAGGCGGGACGCGATCATCATGCATCCACTGCCGCGCGTTGATGAGATCGACACGATCGTCGATGCAGATCCACGCGCTGCCTACTTCCGGCAGGCGCGCAACGGCGTCTATATCCGGATGGCGTTGCTGGACCTGATGTTGAGGTCTCGCCTGCGCACAGCCTAG